In Brachypodium distachyon strain Bd21 chromosome 2, Brachypodium_distachyon_v3.0, whole genome shotgun sequence, one genomic interval encodes:
- the LOC100835222 gene encoding probable WRKY transcription factor 50 produces MAASLGLIPEADLFSSAYAHGDFTSPLQEYYQHRYPSDLEYSATPPVFLPGAGDHHGGEEEEEKKTRANSKKKARAIGGGRIGFRTRSEEVEILEDGFKWRKYGKKAVKNSPNPRNYYRCSAERCGVKKRVERDRDDPRFVVTTYDGVHNHATPVSAAAALRFYC; encoded by the coding sequence ATGGCGGCTTCGTTGGGACTGATCCCCGAAGCCGATCTCTTCAGCTCCGCCTACGCCCATGGTGATTTCACGTCCCCGCTCCAGGAGTACTATCAGCACCGCTACCCTTCCGATCTCGAGTACTCGGCGACTCCACCGGTCTTCTtacccggcgccggcgatcatcatggcggcgaggaggaggaggagaagaagacgcGAGCTAATagcaagaagaaggcaagGGCGATCGGGGGCGGGAGGATCGGGTTCAGGACCCGgtcggaggaggtggagatcCTGGAGGACGGGTTCAAGTGGCGGAAGTACGGGAAGAAGGCGGTGAAGAACAGCCCGAACCCGCGGAACTACTACCGCTGCTCGGCGGAGCGCTGCGGCGTGAAGAAGCGCGTCGAGAGGGACCGCGACGACCCGCGATTCGTCGTCACCACCTACGACGGCGTCCACAACCACGccacccccgtctccgccgccgccgccctgcgcTTCTACTGCTAG